The following coding sequences lie in one bacterium genomic window:
- the ispE gene encoding 4-(cytidine 5'-diphospho)-2-C-methyl-D-erythritol kinase, whose translation MLKIKAPAKINLFLEVGQKNGSLHPLVSLIDIVSLYDFIYLNPSGKTNISFVSKWEIPPDNTVTKLISILKKRFNFEVDIKIEKKIPPGTGLGGGSSDAAYVLIYLNKMFNFGFNIDNMVEIAKKIGSDVPLFLSGKRCLIENYGERFKICNDFKFYYLLLIPEFSVETSDVYNKLDELGEFGNLTYAGEKVRILIEKIEEGDICEMEKYMFNRLEKPCFELNNEIKEVRDEVEKKTGKRFFLSGSGGVLFSIFKEKEEVRKVKNLIFLKNWEKIEVESVMLVKGGKDGNY comes from the coding sequence ATGTTGAAGATAAAGGCACCGGCAAAAATTAATCTTTTTCTTGAGGTTGGGCAGAAGAATGGTTCTCTTCATCCTTTAGTTTCCCTTATAGACATAGTTTCCTTATACGACTTTATATATTTAAATCCATCGGGAAAAACAAATATAAGTTTTGTTTCAAAATGGGAAATACCACCTGACAATACAGTTACAAAATTGATTTCTATCTTGAAAAAAAGATTCAATTTTGAAGTAGACATAAAAATTGAAAAAAAAATTCCTCCTGGAACAGGTCTTGGTGGTGGGAGTTCCGATGCTGCCTACGTGTTGATTTATTTAAACAAAATGTTTAATTTCGGATTTAATATAGATAATATGGTTGAAATTGCAAAAAAAATTGGTTCTGATGTTCCTTTGTTTCTCTCCGGTAAGAGATGTTTGATAGAAAATTATGGAGAAAGATTTAAAATTTGTAATGATTTCAAATTTTATTATTTACTTTTAATCCCTGAATTTTCTGTAGAAACATCTGATGTTTATAATAAACTTGATGAACTTGGAGAATTTGGTAATTTGACATATGCAGGCGAAAAAGTTAGAATTCTTATTGAAAAGATAGAAGAAGGCGATATTTGTGAAATGGAAAAATATATGTTTAATCGTCTTGAAAAGCCATGTTTTGAATTGAATAATGAGATAAAGGAGGTGAGAGATGAGGTAGAGAAAAAAACAGGAAAAAGATTTTTTTTGAGTGGAAGTGGTGGGGTTTTATTCAGTATATTTAAAGAGAAGGAGGAGGTCAGAAAGGTTAAAAATTTAATTTTTTTGAAAAATTGGGAAAAAATAGAAGTTGAAAGTGTTATGCTTGTAAAAGGAGGTAAAGATGGAAATTACTGA
- a CDS encoding nucleotide exchange factor GrpE, with translation MNKKIYYVKEDDLNNLREIAKKFKELLKEKEKSDKKIEELNDKYLRTLAEFDNYRKRIEREKRDILKYGNENLILQLIPFDEIFESVLKQIDRTPSVEVIKKGLELLKKEFEKFLENLGVKKIQAKGEKFNPHFHEATGVIETDDFEDGIIVEEEKSGYLYNDRVIKPSMVKVAKRKSKNNVEDKGTGKN, from the coding sequence ATGAACAAAAAGATATATTATGTGAAGGAAGATGATTTAAATAATTTAAGAGAAATCGCTAAAAAATTTAAAGAACTTTTGAAAGAAAAAGAAAAATCAGATAAAAAAATAGAAGAATTGAACGATAAGTATTTGCGTACTCTGGCAGAATTTGATAATTATAGAAAAAGAATTGAAAGAGAAAAAAGGGATATACTTAAATATGGAAATGAAAATCTTATTTTACAACTCATACCATTTGATGAAATTTTTGAAAGTGTTTTAAAACAGATAGACAGGACTCCTTCAGTTGAAGTTATTAAAAAAGGACTTGAACTGCTTAAAAAGGAGTTTGAGAAGTTTCTTGAAAATCTTGGTGTGAAGAAAATACAAGCAAAAGGAGAAAAATTTAATCCCCATTTTCATGAAGCAACAGGAGTTATAGAGACAGATGATTTTGAAGATGGTATAATAGTAGAAGAGGAAAAGAGTGGATATCTTTATAATGATAGAGTTATAAAGCCATCAATGGTTAAGGTTGCAAAAAGGAAGAGTAAGAATAATGTTGAAGATAAAGGCACCGGCAAAAATTAA
- the lepB gene encoding signal peptidase I, translating to MKKKKDLKKETFNWFKSLFWAFIIALFIRTFFVGNFKIPTTSMVPTLKVGDRLLSNNIIFKIREPKRGEVIIFKPPHDPKRDFVKRLIGLPGEKVMIKEGKIYINGKVIEDPKISCRYYYSIGEYGVEKEIEVSENSYYVLGDNSINSSDSRDWGFVPRKNLIGKALFIYWPPWRMGFIK from the coding sequence ATGAAAAAGAAAAAAGATTTAAAAAAGGAAACATTTAACTGGTTTAAATCGCTGTTTTGGGCATTTATAATTGCTTTATTTATAAGAACATTCTTTGTGGGCAATTTTAAAATCCCAACTACTTCTATGGTTCCAACATTGAAAGTTGGAGACCGTCTTCTTTCTAATAATATAATTTTTAAAATCAGAGAGCCAAAGAGAGGGGAAGTCATTATTTTTAAGCCACCACATGACCCGAAAAGAGATTTTGTTAAAAGATTGATTGGACTTCCAGGAGAAAAAGTTATGATAAAAGAGGGTAAAATATATATAAATGGCAAAGTAATTGAAGACCCAAAAATAAGTTGCAGGTATTATTATAGTATTGGAGAATATGGAGTTGAAAAAGAAATAGAAGTTTCTGAAAATTCATATTATGTTCTTGGAGATAACAGTATAAATAGTTCTGACAGTAGAGATTGGGGTTTTGTCCCCAGAAAAAATCTTATAGGTAAAGCACTTTTTATTTACTGGCCACCTTGGAGAATGGGGTTTATAAAATGA
- a CDS encoding glycosyltransferase, with product MGNKVKIGYLIGSSEIGGTEKMILTIAKYLDKNIFEIVFFCIKGEGKFTKKLRDENFKVYVFDLKRNPISFLTLLIYLKKEKLDVLQSFLFVGNIIGRIYGKIAGIKFIISSQRSTDPWRKWYHWFLERITERYVDLIISNSYSAREVLIKKGKIPRRKIKVIPNGIEIPVRIERINKDYIVIGAIGNLRKAKGYFNLIKAGKIVIEKFKNVKFYIVGEGELKDEIIREIEKNGLSEYFVLTGYAENIYEYLKIFDIFVLPSLWEGCPVSLLESMGYGIAPVATDVGDVPYIIENGEDGYIVKSGDYKKMAENIIKLIEDKNLREKMGQRAREKIKKNYSFEEMVKAYSSIYLEGKN from the coding sequence ATGGGAAATAAAGTCAAAATTGGTTATTTAATTGGTAGTTCTGAAATTGGTGGAACAGAAAAAATGATATTAACGATTGCAAAATATCTTGATAAAAATATTTTTGAAATTGTTTTTTTCTGTATAAAGGGAGAGGGGAAATTTACTAAAAAGTTAAGGGATGAAAATTTTAAAGTTTATGTTTTTGACTTAAAAAGAAATCCAATTTCCTTTCTAACTCTTTTAATTTATTTAAAAAAAGAAAAATTGGATGTCCTTCAATCTTTTCTTTTTGTTGGAAATATCATTGGTAGAATTTATGGAAAAATTGCGGGTATTAAGTTTATAATTTCTTCCCAGAGAAGTACAGACCCCTGGCGGAAGTGGTATCACTGGTTTTTAGAAAGAATAACAGAAAGATATGTTGATTTAATCATATCAAATTCTTATTCAGCAAGAGAAGTTCTGATAAAAAAAGGGAAAATACCGAGAAGAAAAATAAAAGTTATACCAAATGGAATTGAAATACCCGTAAGAATAGAAAGGATTAATAAAGATTATATAGTTATAGGTGCAATTGGTAACTTGAGAAAGGCAAAAGGATATTTTAATTTAATCAAAGCGGGTAAGATAGTTATAGAGAAATTTAAAAATGTTAAGTTTTATATTGTAGGAGAAGGCGAATTAAAAGATGAAATTATAAGGGAGATAGAGAAGAATGGGCTTTCTGAATATTTTGTTTTAACTGGATATGCTGAAAACATTTATGAATATCTAAAAATCTTTGATATTTTTGTTCTTCCTTCTCTGTGGGAGGGATGTCCTGTCAGTTTACTTGAAAGTATGGGATACGGGATAGCCCCTGTTGCTACTGATGTCGGAGATGTTCCCTATATTATTGAAAATGGAGAAGATGGATATATTGTAAAAAGTGGTGATTATAAAAAAATGGCTGAAAACATTATAAAATTGATAGAAGATAAAAATTTAAGAGAAAAAATGGGACAGAGAGCAAGAGAAAAAATAAAAAAGAATTATTCTTTTGAAGAAATGGTTAAAGCATATTCATCTATATATTTAGAAGGGAAAAATTGA
- the tsaB gene encoding tRNA (adenosine(37)-N6)-threonylcarbamoyltransferase complex dimerization subunit type 1 TsaB gives MKILSIETTTNFGSIALLEYNNLKKEILFESSDIAGEIIEKLNIIYEDFDYVVVSAGPGSWTGIRIGISFAKGLVLADKSKIYVVNVFDSIFYSVKDIKEKFIGIVYSSRDMFFYSEFNGRFNYKNSFKIKKITLKNLLLKIEREDCFLIGPGVINLKEFKNIEKIKTIDYLWYPRASLNGMVAYQKIKRNIPSLLPEPIYGK, from the coding sequence ATGAAAATTCTTTCCATTGAAACAACTACAAATTTTGGCAGTATAGCACTTCTTGAATATAATAATTTAAAAAAAGAAATTTTGTTTGAAAGTTCAGATATTGCTGGTGAGATTATTGAAAAACTTAATATTATTTATGAAGATTTTGATTATGTTGTTGTCTCTGCAGGACCTGGTTCATGGACAGGTATTCGTATTGGTATCAGTTTTGCAAAGGGACTTGTTCTTGCAGATAAAAGTAAAATATATGTTGTAAATGTGTTTGACTCAATTTTTTATTCAGTTAAAGATATAAAGGAGAAATTTATAGGTATAGTTTATTCTTCAAGGGATATGTTTTTTTACTCAGAATTTAATGGAAGATTTAATTATAAAAACTCATTCAAAATAAAAAAAATTACCTTAAAAAATCTACTTTTAAAGATTGAAAGGGAAGATTGTTTTTTAATCGGTCCGGGAGTTATAAACTTAAAAGAATTTAAAAATATTGAAAAAATAAAAACAATTGATTATTTGTGGTATCCAAGAGCGTCATTGAATGGTATGGTTGCCTATCAAAAAATAAAAAGGAATATTCCATCTCTTTTACCGGAACCGATATATGGGAAATAA
- a CDS encoding uroporphyrinogen decarboxylase family protein, whose product MTQFEIFKMTVNHRPHNTFLYHAGFTPDLKKRIIEKFNIDEGKISDFFGFFSPISIQPEEEKREVDFSKYYVDIDKPEGSFINSLGVLEIPAKYYHFTGYISPLRNAKSLKDIEEFPFPESEKLNPIGMIEKVEKAHKEGKVTVCWVGHMYENSWQIRGYEEFLVDMIENPSWCEYILDRFTDRNIKIAQFAAEAGVDMITTGDDVANQKNLMFSKEMWRKFIKSRWKKVYEKAKSIKPDIQIWYHSDGNIEEIIGELIDIGVTILNPLQPECMDIYKIKREFGKYIVFDGTIGTQSTMPFGTPDEVKRVVRDRKEKIGYDGALILSPTHVLEPDVPIENIEAFVEECRKGY is encoded by the coding sequence ATGACTCAATTTGAAATATTTAAAATGACAGTAAATCACAGACCCCATAATACATTTCTATATCATGCAGGTTTTACACCTGATTTAAAAAAAAGGATAATTGAAAAATTTAATATAGATGAGGGAAAAATTTCTGATTTTTTTGGTTTTTTCAGTCCTATAAGTATCCAGCCAGAGGAAGAGAAAAGAGAAGTTGATTTTTCAAAATATTATGTGGATATTGATAAACCCGAAGGTTCCTTTATAAATTCACTTGGTGTCCTTGAAATTCCTGCAAAATATTATCACTTTACCGGCTATATAAGTCCATTAAGAAATGCAAAGTCATTAAAGGATATTGAAGAATTCCCTTTTCCAGAAAGTGAAAAATTAAATCCAATAGGTATGATAGAAAAAGTTGAAAAAGCACATAAGGAAGGGAAAGTTACAGTATGCTGGGTTGGTCATATGTATGAAAATTCATGGCAAATTCGGGGATATGAAGAATTTTTAGTAGATATGATAGAAAACCCATCATGGTGTGAATATATACTTGACAGGTTTACAGATAGAAATATTAAAATAGCCCAGTTTGCAGCAGAGGCAGGAGTTGACATGATAACCACAGGAGATGATGTTGCAAATCAAAAAAATCTTATGTTTTCAAAAGAGATGTGGAGGAAATTTATAAAATCAAGGTGGAAAAAGGTTTATGAAAAGGCAAAAAGTATAAAACCAGATATTCAAATCTGGTATCATAGTGATGGAAATATTGAAGAGATAATAGGAGAATTGATTGATATAGGCGTAACAATTTTAAATCCGCTGCAACCGGAATGTATGGATATTTATAAAATTAAAAGAGAATTTGGTAAATATATTGTTTTTGATGGCACCATTGGAACTCAGTCAACAATGCCTTTTGGAACACCTGATGAGGTTAAAAGAGTTGTAAGAGATAGAAAAGAAAAAATTGGTTATGATGGTGCTTTAATTTTATCTCCAACTCATGTTCTTGAACCGGATGTTCCTATTGAAAACATTGAAGCATTTGTAGAGGAATGTAGGAAAGGCTATTAA
- a CDS encoding sugar phosphate isomerase/epimerase family protein: MEDKNLIVFTKHFKELDIDKLIEKIKEMGVYGADLCVRPEYPVNPENIENQLPLTVKKFEEEGLTISMITTPTNFNDPENPVVEKVFSACGFSGIKLIKIGYWFMEKDGYWKTVEKIRKKIEKFIKIAEKYDVKFLLHNHSGSTMSLNSSSVMNLIKGFPEEFVGVFLDPGHLSIVGEPIDMAVDIVKEYISAVAIKDLKRERVFVDGKKNWQIRIVPLGEGYVDWEKVLNILFEIKFSGPISIHSEYSELKIDDLIDQTKMDIRYIKRIIEKLKGEKNDSI; the protein is encoded by the coding sequence ATGGAAGATAAAAATTTAATTGTTTTTACAAAACACTTTAAGGAACTGGATATTGATAAACTTATTGAAAAAATAAAAGAAATGGGTGTTTATGGAGCAGATTTATGTGTCAGACCAGAGTATCCAGTTAATCCTGAAAATATAGAAAACCAACTGCCGCTTACTGTAAAGAAATTTGAAGAAGAAGGACTTACAATTTCTATGATAACAACTCCAACAAATTTTAATGACCCTGAAAATCCGGTTGTGGAGAAAGTTTTTTCTGCCTGTGGGTTTTCAGGAATAAAACTTATAAAAATAGGATACTGGTTTATGGAGAAAGATGGTTACTGGAAAACAGTAGAAAAAATAAGGAAAAAAATAGAAAAATTTATAAAGATTGCGGAAAAATATGATGTGAAGTTTCTTTTACATAATCATTCTGGTTCAACAATGAGTTTGAATAGTTCAAGTGTTATGAATTTAATAAAAGGATTTCCAGAGGAATTTGTTGGTGTTTTTTTAGACCCGGGGCATTTATCTATTGTTGGAGAACCAATAGATATGGCTGTGGATATAGTTAAAGAATATATAAGTGCTGTTGCTATCAAGGATTTAAAAAGGGAAAGAGTTTTTGTGGATGGTAAGAAAAATTGGCAAATAAGAATTGTTCCTCTGGGTGAGGGATATGTTGACTGGGAAAAAGTTTTAAATATATTATTTGAAATTAAATTTTCAGGTCCTATTTCAATACATAGTGAATATTCAGAACTTAAAATTGATGATTTGATTGACCAGACAAAGATGGATATTAGATATATAAAAAGGATAATTGAAAAACTTAAAGGAGAAAAAAATGACTCAATTTGA
- a CDS encoding SLC13 family permease: MKLTTLLIFLIAYTGIVLKREKGFYFVFGAVLLLLILRIIVFSEIFKFINYNVLGIFLGTSILSYLFAYSGVPSHIVDSIVEKQYPTGIIFLLICLITGLISAFVENIATVMIMAPIALEFTKKYKINPVPLFVGMAVSSNLQGCATMVGDSPSIILAMESGLNFNDFFYMPSHKIGAISGKPGIFFFVEFGAILGLFILYLFFKKEKEIHKDFEEKHKINSFFPTFLLILLIFSLAITSFFQEHFSYFPAIICLAYGFIGFLWLFIKKAEKVDLKEIDWESFFLLIGIFILVGSLKKVGIVEDIANFLLKTGKNEFIIYLMIVWISVFISAFVDNIPYTMAMISGIKILCERLNANPYVFLFGLLIGTCVGGNITPIGASCNIVSVGILRKNGYKVKFSDFVKIGLPFSIVSVLGVSLLLWLIYK, translated from the coding sequence ATGAAACTTACAACACTTTTGATTTTTTTGATTGCCTATACAGGAATTGTTTTGAAAAGAGAAAAAGGATTTTATTTTGTTTTTGGTGCTGTTCTCCTGCTTTTGATATTAAGGATAATTGTATTTTCTGAAATTTTTAAGTTCATAAATTATAATGTTCTTGGTATTTTTCTTGGTACAAGTATTCTTTCATATCTTTTTGCATATTCAGGAGTTCCCTCTCATATAGTTGATAGCATTGTTGAAAAACAGTATCCAACAGGTATTATTTTTTTGCTGATATGTTTAATTACCGGTTTAATTTCTGCTTTTGTTGAAAATATTGCTACCGTTATGATTATGGCTCCAATTGCTCTTGAATTTACAAAGAAATATAAAATAAATCCAGTGCCTCTTTTTGTAGGAATGGCAGTAAGTTCAAATTTACAGGGTTGTGCTACTATGGTTGGAGATAGTCCCAGTATAATCCTTGCAATGGAATCTGGTTTAAACTTTAATGATTTTTTCTATATGCCATCTCATAAAATCGGAGCAATTTCCGGAAAGCCCGGAATATTTTTCTTTGTTGAATTCGGAGCGATTTTGGGTTTATTTATTCTTTATCTTTTTTTCAAAAAAGAAAAGGAAATACATAAGGACTTTGAAGAAAAACATAAAATAAATTCTTTTTTTCCAACATTTTTACTGATTTTACTTATTTTTTCTCTTGCAATAACTTCTTTTTTTCAAGAACATTTTTCCTATTTCCCTGCTATTATCTGCCTTGCCTACGGTTTTATAGGTTTTTTATGGTTATTTATAAAAAAAGCAGAAAAGGTTGACTTAAAAGAAATTGACTGGGAGAGTTTCTTTTTACTTATTGGAATATTTATACTTGTTGGTTCTTTAAAGAAAGTTGGAATTGTTGAAGATATTGCGAATTTTCTTTTAAAAACAGGCAAAAATGAATTTATTATTTATTTAATGATTGTCTGGATAAGTGTTTTTATTTCTGCTTTTGTTGATAATATTCCTTACACAATGGCTATGATTTCAGGAATAAAAATTTTATGTGAAAGATTGAATGCCAATCCTTATGTTTTTCTTTTCGGTCTTCTAATAGGAACATGTGTTGGTGGAAATATAACACCAATTGGAGCAAGTTGTAATATTGTGAGTGTCGGGATTTTAAGAAAAAATGGATATAAGGTTAAATTTAGTGATTTTGTCAAAATTGGACTTCCTTTCAGTATAGTTTCAGTTTTAGGAGTGAGTTTACTTTTATGGCTGATTTATAAATAA
- a CDS encoding ATP-dependent helicase — translation MSINVYPKISYEEKLNEKQFEIVKNAEGPCLVLAGAGSGKTRVLVYRVCYLIEKGVPPSKILLLTFTNKVAKEMLERVEKILTIYPKGLLGGTFHHVANLLLKIYGKEININPNFTILDEEDSVSIIKEIIEKTGKKDQFPHPSKIKEFISLSINTCESLKETIINFFPEYAFLISEVEKVYKEYQKAKKNLNQLDYDDLLVYWLKLMRNEITGEKISSRFEYILVDEYHDTNKLQAKILYLLSMKHKNIMVVGDDAQSIYSFRGATIENIIEFPKIYPGTKIFYLDINYRSIPEILNFANNVISHNKIQFPKNLVSIRKNGVKPVVVKCRNMKEEAIFISQRINKLIELRIEPNEIGVLFRSRYQAAELEIELTKLKIPYIIRGGLRFFEQAHIKDIVAYFRVEENFKDILSWRRILNISEGIGEKGVERIINLILKSENLEDFKNKIDEVKLIKKGKNSLEKQIKIIEDLKKQSIAEGIELILNSGYTRYLIKKYKDDVERLEDIKSLKEIASFYSNISDFLSEASLQEYSKGESPNIKNAVVLSTIHQAKGLEWKIVFIIGVCDNHFPHPYSKKDPVALEEERRIFYVGITRAKEDLYITYYSYDFYRYMPVKKSIFIEEVSPDLYEEWDLS, via the coding sequence ATGAGTATTAATGTTTATCCCAAAATTTCATATGAAGAAAAACTGAATGAGAAACAATTTGAGATAGTGAAAAATGCAGAAGGTCCATGTCTTGTTCTTGCTGGAGCAGGAAGTGGAAAAACAAGAGTTCTGGTTTACAGAGTGTGTTATCTTATAGAAAAAGGGGTTCCTCCATCAAAAATTCTACTTTTAACTTTTACAAATAAAGTAGCGAAAGAAATGCTTGAAAGAGTTGAAAAAATTTTGACGATTTATCCAAAGGGTCTTTTAGGAGGGACTTTTCATCATGTTGCAAATTTACTTTTGAAAATATACGGGAAAGAAATAAATATAAATCCAAATTTTACAATACTTGATGAAGAGGACTCAGTTTCAATTATTAAAGAAATAATAGAAAAAACAGGTAAAAAAGACCAATTCCCTCATCCTTCAAAAATAAAAGAATTTATAAGTTTGTCAATCAATACATGTGAAAGTTTAAAAGAAACAATAATAAATTTTTTTCCTGAATATGCTTTCTTAATTTCAGAGGTAGAAAAGGTTTATAAAGAGTATCAGAAAGCCAAAAAAAATTTAAATCAACTTGATTATGATGATTTACTTGTTTACTGGTTGAAACTTATGAGGAATGAGATTACTGGAGAGAAAATTTCTTCACGTTTTGAGTATATACTTGTTGATGAATATCATGATACTAATAAACTTCAAGCAAAAATTCTTTATTTGCTTTCAATGAAACATAAAAATATTATGGTTGTTGGCGATGATGCACAAAGTATATATTCATTCAGAGGTGCTACAATTGAAAATATAATAGAATTTCCAAAAATATATCCAGGAACAAAAATCTTTTATCTTGACATAAACTACAGAAGTATTCCAGAAATCTTGAATTTTGCAAATAATGTAATATCCCATAATAAAATTCAGTTTCCCAAAAATCTTGTAAGTATAAGAAAGAATGGAGTAAAACCTGTTGTTGTTAAATGTAGAAATATGAAAGAAGAAGCAATTTTTATATCTCAGAGAATAAATAAGTTAATAGAACTTAGGATAGAACCAAATGAAATAGGAGTTTTATTCCGTTCAAGGTATCAGGCAGCAGAACTTGAAATTGAACTTACAAAATTAAAAATTCCATATATAATAAGAGGTGGTTTAAGGTTCTTTGAGCAGGCGCATATTAAGGATATTGTTGCTTATTTTAGAGTTGAAGAAAATTTTAAAGATATTCTTTCATGGAGGAGAATATTGAACATAAGTGAAGGAATAGGAGAAAAAGGAGTAGAAAGAATAATAAATTTGATTCTTAAATCAGAAAATCTGGAAGATTTTAAAAATAAAATAGATGAAGTAAAATTGATAAAAAAGGGTAAAAATAGTTTAGAAAAGCAGATTAAAATTATTGAAGATTTAAAAAAACAATCAATTGCAGAAGGGATTGAACTTATTTTGAATTCAGGATATACAAGATATTTAATCAAAAAATATAAAGATGATGTAGAAAGGTTGGAAGATATAAAAAGTTTGAAAGAGATTGCATCTTTTTACTCAAACATTTCTGATTTTTTATCAGAAGCGTCTTTACAGGAATATTCAAAAGGAGAAAGTCCAAATATAAAAAATGCGGTTGTTCTTTCAACTATACATCAGGCAAAAGGACTTGAATGGAAAATTGTTTTTATAATTGGTGTTTGTGATAATCATTTCCCACATCCTTATTCTAAAAAAGACCCGGTGGCTCTTGAAGAAGAAAGGAGGATTTTTTATGTGGGAATAACAAGAGCAAAAGAAGACCTGTATATAACTTATTATTCTTATGATTTTTATAGATATATGCCAGTAAAAAAATCCATATTTATTGAAGAAGTTTCCCCTGATTTATACGAAGAATGGGATTTATCTTGA
- a CDS encoding aspartate carbamoyltransferase catalytic subunit — MEWKRKDLIGLENLSKEEIEIILEVADSFKDVSTRSVKKVPALRGKTVVNLFFEPSTRTRTSFELAAKRLSADVLSFDVSSSSVSKGETIVDTAKNIEAMKVDCFIVRHSVSGAPEIISKNVSASVINAGDGCHEHPTQALLDLFTVKEKFGKIKGIKISIIGDILHSRVARSNIWGFKKLGAEVCVCGPPPLIPKDIENIGIKVTYHLEKAIEDADIVYLLRLQRERQKENFLPSLKEYSFLYGLDIEKYEKMKKRTFIMHPGPMNRGIEIKSEIAEKEKSLILEQVTNGIAVRMAVLYLTIGRKV; from the coding sequence ATGGAATGGAAAAGGAAAGACCTTATAGGGCTTGAAAATTTAAGTAAAGAAGAAATAGAAATTATTCTTGAAGTTGCTGACTCATTTAAAGATGTAAGTACCCGTTCTGTTAAAAAAGTTCCTGCTTTAAGAGGTAAAACTGTTGTTAATCTTTTCTTTGAGCCAAGTACAAGGACAAGAACTTCTTTTGAACTTGCTGCAAAAAGATTAAGTGCTGATGTTTTAAGTTTTGATGTAAGTTCATCTTCTGTTTCAAAAGGTGAGACAATTGTTGATACTGCAAAAAATATAGAAGCAATGAAAGTTGATTGCTTTATTGTAAGGCATTCTGTTTCAGGTGCACCTGAGATTATAAGTAAAAATGTTTCTGCTTCTGTAATAAACGCAGGAGATGGGTGTCATGAACATCCAACTCAAGCACTTCTTGACTTATTTACTGTTAAAGAAAAATTCGGTAAAATCAAAGGCATTAAAATTTCTATTATTGGAGATATTTTACATAGTAGAGTTGCAAGGTCGAATATTTGGGGATTTAAAAAACTTGGAGCAGAAGTTTGTGTTTGTGGACCACCTCCTTTAATACCAAAAGATATTGAAAACATAGGTATAAAAGTTACCTATCATCTTGAAAAGGCAATAGAAGATGCAGATATTGTTTATCTTTTACGACTTCAAAGAGAAAGACAGAAAGAAAATTTCCTTCCATCTTTAAAAGAATACAGTTTTCTTTATGGACTGGATATTGAAAAATATGAAAAAATGAAGAAAAGGACATTTATAATGCATCCAGGTCCAATGAACAGGGGTATAGAAATAAAATCAGAGATTGCAGAAAAAGAAAAATCTCTAATTCTTGAACAGGTGACAAATGGAATTGCTGTTAGAATGGCTGTTTTATATCTTACAATTGGAAGAAAAGTATGA
- the pyrR gene encoding bifunctional pyr operon transcriptional regulator/uracil phosphoribosyltransferase PyrR, which yields MEKKIMDREEILEILKQMAEIIEKEIGLDNLVIIGIKRRGAIIADRIKEILKKEIPVGYLDITFYRDDFSKIGAHPVVGTTEILFDIDDKKVILVDDVLYTGRTVRAALDALIDLGRPKFVKLFVLVDRGHRELPVCPDYFGKKVDIGEDEMVEVRLKEIDKKDEVVIVKKWNGKGKTL from the coding sequence ATGGAAAAGAAAATTATGGACAGAGAGGAAATATTGGAAATTTTGAAACAAATGGCAGAGATAATTGAAAAAGAGATTGGTTTAGATAACCTTGTAATTATAGGAATAAAGAGAAGGGGTGCAATAATTGCAGACAGAATTAAAGAAATTTTAAAAAAAGAAATACCTGTTGGATACCTTGATATAACATTTTATAGAGATGATTTCAGTAAAATAGGTGCTCATCCAGTAGTTGGTACAACTGAAATTCTATTTGATATAGACGATAAAAAAGTTATTTTGGTTGATGATGTTTTGTACACAGGAAGGACTGTAAGGGCAGCACTTGATGCTTTAATTGACCTTGGAAGACCTAAATTTGTTAAACTTTTTGTTCTTGTTGATAGAGGGCATAGAGAATTACCTGTATGTCCTGATTATTTCGGTAAGAAAGTTGATATTGGAGAAGATGAAATGGTTGAGGTAAGATTAAAAGAAATAGATAAAAAAGATGAGGTTGTCATAGTAAAAAAATGGAATGGAAAAGGAAAGACCTTATAG